From the genome of Salvelinus alpinus chromosome 19, SLU_Salpinus.1, whole genome shotgun sequence, one region includes:
- the dimt1l gene encoding dimethyladenosine transferase: MPKVRAERKTRQHQQVKNQGVMFNTSLGQHILKNPLVVNGIIEKAALRPTDVVLEVGPGTGNMTVKLLEKAKKVVACELDGRLVAELQKRVQCTPMQTKLQILVGDVLKTELPFFDVCVANLPYQISSPFVFKLLLHRPFFRCAVLMFQREFAMRLVAKPGDKLYCRLSINTQLLARVDHLMKVGKNNFRPPPKVESSVVRIEPKNPPPPVNFQEWDGLVRIAFVRKNKTLNAGFKSTAVEQLLEKNYRIHCSVHNVEIPADFSITKKIESVLQEAEFSEKRARSMDIDDFMVLLHAFNSAGIHFS; encoded by the exons ATGCCAAAAGTAAGGGCAGAAAGGAAAACCAGACAACACCAACAGGTTAAAAACCAAG GTGTCATGTTCAACACTAGCCTTGGTCAACACATCTTGAAAAACCCACTGGTAGTTAATGGAATCATTGAAAAG GCTGCTCTCAGGCCGACAGATGTGGTGTTGGAGGTGGGACCTGGCACAGGAAACATGACTGTCAAACTGCTTGAGAAAGCCAAAAAG GTAGTGGCCTGTGAGTTGGACGGTAGGCTGGTTGCTGAGCTCCAGAAGAGAGTGCAGTGCAC GCCCATGCAAACTAAACTACAGATCTTAGTGGGGGATGTCCTGAAAACAGAGCTGCCTTTCTTTGATGTCTGTGTTGCCAATTTACCTTACCAG ATTTCGTCACCCTTTGTCTTCAAGTTACTTCTGCACAGGCCTTTCTTTAG ATGTGCAGTGCTGATGTTCCAGAGAGAGTTTGCCATGCGTCTGGTTGCCAAGCCTGGAGACAAGCTGTACTGCAGGCTATCCATCAACACTCAGCTGCTGGCTCGAGTAGACCACCTCATGAAG GTGGGGAAGAATAACTTCCGTCCTCCTCCTAAAGTGGAGTCGAGTGTTGTCAGAATAGAGCCTAAGAACCCACCACCTCCTGTTAACTTCCAG GAATGGGATGGTCTCGTCAGAATTGCATTTGTGAGGAAAAACAAAACCCTCAACGCAGGTTTCAA GTCCACTGCAGTTGAGCAGCTGTTGGAGAAGAACTACAGGATTCACTGTTCAGTACACAACGTG GAAATCCCAGCAGACTTCAGCATCACCAAGAAGATTGAGAGTGTTCTGCAGGAGGCTGAGTTTAGTGAGAAGCGAGCCAGGAGCATGGACATAGATGACTTCATGGT ACTTCTCCATGCGTTCAACTCTGCTGGGATCCACTTTTCCTAA
- the cenph gene encoding centromere protein H, with translation MEPLDRLENLASSLETVASNGFQATTADNGQKDSSPAEILRMKEQMSNQCFEMAVKLQAGKSKRSSCSASDAEKDLLDYANTLEEAKIIHFNKTLALHRMQVWHAISDKLKQSDPEAVAMRGLTSCSLDLCSKIKTLQQESCELQDQITDVKKQRLDLKRLTHEKMKEMDELKRKREHPEAEKYRNVLQKGQSHLEKYQKMATITQNVLRGIIIASKVNWRDDPKLRDIAMTLEDIPISEE, from the exons ATGGAGCCCTTGGATAGACTGGAGAACCTTGCCTCAAGTCTTGAGACCGTGGCATCAAATGGTTTTCAGGCTACTACGGCTGACAATGGACAGAAGGACAGCTCACCTGCAGAGATACTAAG GATGAAAGAACAGATGTCAAATCAATGTTTTGAGATGGCAGTGAAGCTCCAAGCAG GAAAAAGCAAAAGATCTTCTTGCAGTGCATCTGATGCTGAGAAAGACTT GCTGGATTATGCAAATACTTTGGAGGAAGCAAAAATCATTCATTTTAACAAGACATTGGCCTTACACAG GATGCAGGTGTGGCATGCCATCTCTGATAAGCTGAAACAGAGTGATCCAGAGGCTGT AGCAATGAGGGGACTGACCAGTTGTAGCCTAGACCTTTGTTCAAAGATAAAGACACTTCAGCAG GAATCATGTGAACTGCAGGACCAAATCACAGATGTTAAAAAGCAGAGGCTAG ATCTAAAGCGTCTCACTCATGAGAAGATGAAGGAGATGGATGAactgaagaggaagagggagcacCCAGAGGCAGAGAAGTACAGAAATGTCCTACAGAAAGGCCAGTCTCACCTGGAGAAGTACCAGAAGATGGCCACCATCACACAGAATGTCCTGCGG ggGATCATCATTGCCAGTAAAGTGAACTGGAGAGACGACCCCAAATTGAGAGACATCGCCATGACGCTGGAGGACATTCCCATCTCTGAGGAATGA